A single region of the Anaerostipes rhamnosivorans genome encodes:
- the amrA gene encoding AmmeMemoRadiSam system protein A, which yields MAVIGAFMVPHPPLIIPSVGRGNEQAVQKTVQAYKEVAERVAGMAPETIVIATPHSVMYTDYFHISPGTEAQGDFGQFGESSTRIHTVYDRELTDTISGLAVKDGFMAGTDGEQEAQLDHATMIPLYFINQRYKDYETVRISLSGLSLTDHYTMGQYVRKAASQLGRKTVFIASGDLSHRLLDDGPYGFCKEGPAYDQKIMEAMGGGDFQRLFEFDEEFLEKAGECGHRSFTIMAGVLDGMDVKAERLSYEGPFGVGYGVCTYEPLGENPERKFKDKYLEKQQKKAEQRRAREDSFVRLARLSLESYVKNGTVIGVPKDLSHDLLKERAGVFVSLKKEGRLRGCIGTICATKSTVAEEIIWNAVSAGARDPRFSPVKAEELYQLEYSVDVLGKTQKITSFEELDAKKYGIIVSRGGRRGLLLPNLSGVDTVEEQIEIAKQKAGIGEEESVQIERFEVIRHR from the coding sequence ATGGCAGTAATTGGTGCATTTATGGTGCCGCATCCGCCGCTTATAATTCCTTCGGTGGGACGCGGAAATGAGCAGGCGGTACAAAAGACTGTGCAGGCATACAAAGAGGTTGCAGAAAGGGTAGCCGGGATGGCTCCGGAGACGATCGTCATCGCTACCCCGCACTCTGTCATGTATACGGACTACTTTCACATTTCTCCGGGGACAGAGGCGCAGGGGGATTTTGGACAGTTCGGGGAGAGCAGCACCCGCATTCATACGGTCTATGACCGGGAATTGACAGACACTATATCTGGTCTGGCAGTAAAAGATGGTTTCATGGCCGGAACGGATGGGGAGCAGGAAGCGCAGCTGGACCATGCGACAATGATCCCACTGTATTTTATCAACCAGAGATATAAGGATTATGAAACCGTCCGGATCAGTCTTTCTGGGCTTTCTTTGACCGATCATTATACGATGGGACAGTATGTCAGGAAAGCTGCGTCTCAGCTTGGCAGGAAGACCGTGTTCATTGCCAGCGGGGACCTGTCACACCGTCTATTGGATGACGGGCCTTATGGATTCTGCAAGGAAGGCCCGGCATATGACCAAAAGATCATGGAAGCCATGGGCGGCGGAGATTTCCAGAGACTTTTTGAATTTGATGAAGAATTTTTAGAGAAGGCCGGGGAGTGCGGGCACCGTTCTTTTACGATCATGGCAGGTGTTTTGGACGGAATGGATGTGAAAGCAGAGAGATTGTCCTATGAAGGTCCTTTCGGCGTAGGGTATGGAGTCTGTACCTATGAACCGCTGGGAGAGAATCCGGAACGAAAGTTTAAGGACAAGTATCTGGAGAAGCAGCAAAAGAAAGCAGAGCAGAGACGGGCCAGAGAGGACAGTTTTGTACGGCTGGCAAGACTGTCCCTGGAGTCCTATGTAAAGAACGGGACAGTCATTGGAGTTCCGAAGGACCTTTCCCATGATCTCCTGAAGGAACGGGCCGGTGTTTTTGTCTCACTGAAAAAAGAGGGCAGGCTCCGGGGATGCATTGGCACCATCTGTGCCACAAAGTCAACGGTGGCGGAGGAGATCATATGGAACGCAGTCAGTGCCGGGGCCAGGGATCCCAGATTCTCACCGGTAAAAGCAGAGGAACTTTACCAGTTAGAGTACAGTGTGGATGTACTGGGAAAGACCCAGAAGATAACATCATTTGAAGAATTAGATGCTAAAAAATATGGTATCATCGTTTCGAGGGGAGGAAGGAGAGGCCTTTTGCTGCCGAACCTTTCCGGAGTGGATACTGTGGAGGAACAGATTGAGATCGCAAAACAGAAAGCTGGGATCGGGGAAGAGGAATCGGTACAGATAGAGCGGTTTGAGGTTATAAGGCATAGGTGA
- the amrS gene encoding AmmeMemoRadiSam system radical SAM enzyme: MKETCTVCMHRCRLKPGQFGRCGARKNVNGMLVCENYGRVTALALDPIEKKPLSMYHPGSLILSVGSFGCNLACPFCQNFDISMKNADQAETVFLSPEKLASKASELRKRGNIGVAYTYNEPLVGYEYVRDAAKIVRQYGMKNVLVTNGAFPEAVENAVLPYMDAMNIDLKGIRQEYYKKLGGDLETVQRFIRRAADHCHVELTVLIVPGENDTREEMEEMAAWIASVDPEIPLHVSRFYPRWRMMDRGATEVQQVYRLAETARTWLKYVFTGNC; encoded by the coding sequence ATGAAAGAGACATGTACAGTATGCATGCACCGCTGCAGGTTAAAGCCAGGGCAATTCGGCCGGTGCGGAGCCAGGAAAAATGTAAACGGTATGCTTGTTTGTGAGAATTACGGCAGAGTGACAGCTCTGGCGTTAGACCCTATTGAGAAAAAACCGCTTTCCATGTATCATCCCGGCAGCCTCATACTGTCTGTGGGCAGCTTCGGATGCAATCTAGCCTGTCCGTTCTGCCAGAACTTCGATATTTCTATGAAAAACGCAGACCAGGCGGAGACTGTCTTTCTGTCTCCCGAGAAACTGGCCTCCAAGGCATCAGAGCTTCGGAAGCGTGGAAACATCGGGGTCGCCTACACATATAACGAGCCTTTGGTCGGGTACGAGTATGTACGGGATGCGGCAAAGATCGTCAGACAATACGGGATGAAAAACGTTCTTGTGACCAACGGGGCCTTCCCGGAAGCTGTAGAAAATGCAGTGCTTCCTTATATGGATGCAATGAATATCGACCTGAAAGGGATCCGGCAGGAATATTATAAAAAGCTCGGAGGAGATCTTGAAACTGTTCAGAGGTTTATCAGAAGAGCCGCAGATCATTGTCATGTGGAGCTGACGGTTCTTATCGTTCCGGGTGAGAATGATACCAGGGAGGAGATGGAAGAGATGGCCGCATGGATCGCTTCGGTGGATCCTGAGATCCCTCTCCATGTATCCAGGTTTTATCCGAGATGGAGAATGATGGACCGTGGTGCCACGGAAGTTCAGCAGGTGTATCGGCTGGCAGAGACAGCGCGCACCTGGCTAAAATATGTATTCACAGGGAACTGCTGA
- a CDS encoding sensor domain-containing diguanylate cyclase, producing the protein MQKIFLRYISLIIAGALAAMLIFGWLMQSRSARNNMVRNSNEKLDQVVQILNNSDAELKNLSDGLSEDYLTRARAFAYIVEKEPDILDSRKKLNEIKEMLSVDELHAVDSDGILTAGTVPKYIGMDFRSTKQSKEFLSILNGKRDYLIQKVQPNGAEKKMFQYIGVKRRDEPGILQVGIAPDRLLRAKKRNELSYVISRVPADEGYVLFAVNVKNGKMVAHSEGKRMQEVMSEFNYSDRRMRQFRDGKFYGSGDRKKFYVLRRHGNLLLGTGVTAKALYAESGEQMGISFLYLLLTSVIMLIMINYLLKQKIIDGVHRIAYDLKRITEGHLETVVEEDSNPEFRQLSQGINQMVGSVLEASVKVTKVIDTVDLPIGVFEYHEDSDHVMATERLRRVLRWSEEEAEQLFCNRKAFEARLQEIMNDPLAGAEEIYYVSKDPDQWIRIHMTREKGSTFGVVVDVTEDIREKRRIEHERDYDHLTGLCNISIFHRTTERLLESDIKTAAMIMMDLDCFKGVNDHYGHDWGDQYLKTFAGLLDTLNGPHGIAGRRSGDEFCLFLHGYNSKDDIRKAIEDFYNRIEEKKILFPDGDLRSIKISSGLVWVSQGDSYIRIMKDADMAMYETKRSGKGFLSECGK; encoded by the coding sequence ATGCAGAAAATATTTCTTAGATATATTTCGCTGATAATAGCGGGAGCACTGGCGGCTATGTTGATCTTTGGATGGCTGATGCAGAGCAGGAGCGCCAGAAATAACATGGTCAGGAATTCAAATGAAAAGCTGGACCAGGTGGTTCAGATCTTAAACAACAGCGATGCGGAACTAAAAAATCTGTCCGATGGACTCAGTGAAGATTATCTCACAAGGGCCAGGGCATTTGCGTATATAGTAGAAAAAGAACCGGACATCCTAGACAGCCGGAAAAAATTAAATGAGATAAAAGAAATGCTCAGTGTAGACGAACTTCATGCAGTGGACAGTGACGGGATTCTGACAGCCGGAACGGTTCCGAAGTATATAGGAATGGACTTCCGAAGCACAAAACAATCAAAGGAATTCCTTTCGATCCTGAACGGAAAGAGGGATTATCTGATCCAGAAGGTACAGCCCAATGGAGCGGAGAAAAAGATGTTTCAGTATATTGGAGTCAAACGTCGGGACGAGCCCGGCATTCTGCAGGTGGGGATCGCACCTGACCGGCTTTTGCGGGCGAAAAAACGGAACGAGCTTTCTTATGTTATTTCCAGAGTGCCTGCGGACGAGGGATATGTACTTTTTGCTGTCAATGTCAAGAATGGAAAGATGGTTGCCCACTCAGAAGGAAAAAGGATGCAGGAGGTCATGTCAGAATTTAATTATTCTGACCGGCGGATGAGGCAGTTCAGGGATGGCAAGTTTTACGGAAGCGGAGACCGGAAGAAGTTTTATGTGCTGAGAAGGCATGGCAATCTATTATTAGGGACTGGGGTGACCGCCAAGGCCCTGTATGCGGAGAGCGGGGAACAGATGGGCATATCATTTCTATATCTGTTACTCACATCCGTTATAATGCTCATTATGATCAACTATCTTCTAAAGCAAAAAATCATCGACGGCGTTCATCGGATTGCCTATGATCTGAAGCGGATCACGGAGGGCCATCTTGAAACCGTGGTAGAGGAGGACAGCAACCCTGAATTCAGACAGCTGAGCCAGGGGATCAACCAGATGGTAGGAAGCGTTCTGGAAGCGTCTGTAAAAGTCACAAAAGTGATCGATACAGTGGATCTTCCTATTGGCGTATTTGAATATCATGAGGATTCGGACCATGTGATGGCCACAGAGAGGCTCCGCAGAGTTCTAAGGTGGAGTGAAGAGGAGGCTGAACAGCTTTTTTGCAACAGGAAAGCTTTTGAAGCCAGACTGCAGGAGATTATGAACGATCCCTTGGCCGGAGCTGAGGAGATTTATTATGTGAGCAAAGACCCAGACCAGTGGATCCGGATCCATATGACAAGAGAAAAGGGAAGTACATTCGGCGTGGTTGTGGATGTGACGGAGGATATCAGGGAAAAGAGAAGGATCGAGCATGAAAGAGATTATGATCACCTGACAGGTCTTTGTAATATCAGTATATTTCACAGGACCACGGAACGCCTGCTGGAAAGTGATATCAAAACGGCGGCTATGATCATGATGGATCTAGATTGTTTTAAAGGGGTCAATGACCATTATGGGCACGACTGGGGAGACCAGTATCTGAAGACATTCGCAGGACTCCTTGACACGCTCAACGGCCCCCATGGAATCGCGGGAAGGCGTTCTGGAGATGAATTCTGCCTGTTCTTACACGGATATAATTCCAAAGATGACATACGGAAGGCCATAGAAGACTTCTATAATAGAATCGAAGAAAAGAAGATCCTGTTTCCGGATGGGGACCTCCGCAGTATAAAGATTTCATCCGGTCTGGTGTGGGTATCCCAGGGCGACAGCTACATAAGAATCATGAAAGACGCTGATATGGCCATGTATGAGACAAAACGCAGCGGGAAGGGCTTTTTAAGCGAGTGTGGCAAATAA
- a CDS encoding response regulator has protein sequence MMPRDHMLHQAEAFADQILKSYFCEADVEFLISTFAEDIVWLGAGPQQQAEGRECVADCFRSGKDQLVRCRMFGERYVSRKVSKDVVLCQGDSWIEPQEGTGLYFKTHQRATFLFRKKGEFFETLHIHNSVDYSDIQEGELFPETAGKEAFDKMKSELEEKEQESERKTRFLVQLYDSLPCGIIQFTADPSHRVVSLNRMAWEFYGFSSEREYRESVETPFCLVLDEDRARIEEMVDSLKLNGGIVHYTRECRPQGGDRLSAWINVVMERLINTEGTEVIQAIYTDVTETKLLQKAQERERLIENQCLRAATCTAYPMIMSINLTQNTYNCFIETQTCPFDDRRGNYEDMFAKMLPMVYPAYREDYCSVFSKEAMMERFSQGEQEIYMEFRQLGIDGEYHWISAHMISVDNPVNDDMLVIQLVKVLDQQRVEKARQEQLLRDALSSAEEASRAKSDFLSRMSHDIRTPMNAIIGMTTLGLLKLDDPVNVKNCMSKIDASSKYLLSLINDILDMSKIETGKMEIVKEKFEFQTFFEDLVKIIYPQAVDLGIQLEIYHKEPLERYYMGDALRIKQILMNLLSNALKFTPDGGNITVSVEEQRRSGGYAYLSFQVKDSGVGISEKFMPRIFQPFEQESPEGARNNVGSGLGLSIVYNLVQMMGGTIEVESQKGKGTVFLFTLPFGLVSDDQEAERERKARELLQDMKVLIADDDMSVGQQAAQILSGMGAKSKWVETGCQAVEEVKMAIEKGEYYNVALIDWKMPEMNGVETTRRIRKLVGPETMIIIISAYDWTGIEEEAREAGADCFISKPLFESTLCQAFSSLRSCAETVHAPKVQNQSLQGKRVLIAEDNEINREVAKSLLEAYGIAVDTAENGKICVEMFEKAPAGYYLAVLMDIRMPVMNGLEAVRAIRDLGTEEAARIPVLAMTANAFEEDKVTAYKAGMTGYLVKPLDIQVMLEELRKLTGI, from the coding sequence ATGATGCCAAGAGATCATATGCTGCATCAGGCAGAAGCTTTTGCAGATCAAATATTAAAATCATATTTTTGCGAAGCGGACGTGGAGTTTTTGATATCCACATTTGCGGAGGATATTGTCTGGCTGGGTGCGGGACCGCAGCAGCAGGCAGAAGGGAGAGAGTGTGTGGCGGACTGTTTCCGGTCAGGAAAGGATCAACTGGTGCGCTGCAGGATGTTCGGTGAGCGGTATGTATCCAGAAAGGTATCAAAAGATGTGGTCCTATGCCAGGGAGACAGCTGGATCGAGCCGCAGGAAGGCACCGGACTTTATTTTAAGACACACCAAAGGGCTACATTTTTGTTTCGCAAAAAGGGGGAATTCTTTGAGACCCTTCATATCCATAATTCTGTGGATTACTCAGATATCCAGGAGGGGGAGTTGTTCCCGGAAACTGCCGGAAAAGAAGCTTTTGACAAAATGAAAAGCGAGCTGGAAGAAAAGGAACAGGAATCTGAGAGAAAGACCAGATTTCTCGTGCAGCTGTATGATTCCCTTCCGTGTGGAATCATACAGTTTACAGCGGATCCTTCACACCGGGTTGTCAGCTTAAACCGTATGGCATGGGAGTTTTACGGCTTTTCATCCGAGCGGGAATACAGGGAGTCGGTGGAAACCCCATTTTGCCTGGTGTTGGATGAGGATAGGGCCAGGATCGAGGAGATGGTTGACAGCCTGAAACTAAACGGGGGGATCGTGCATTACACGAGGGAATGCCGTCCTCAGGGCGGGGACCGCCTAAGTGCATGGATCAATGTGGTTATGGAACGTCTGATCAACACAGAGGGAACAGAGGTGATCCAAGCAATCTATACGGACGTAACTGAGACAAAACTTCTGCAGAAGGCGCAGGAGAGAGAACGCCTGATTGAAAATCAGTGTCTCAGAGCGGCTACCTGCACCGCATATCCGATGATCATGAGCATCAATCTTACCCAGAATACATACAACTGTTTTATTGAGACGCAGACCTGCCCGTTTGACGACCGGAGAGGCAATTATGAGGATATGTTTGCAAAGATGCTGCCCATGGTTTATCCGGCTTACCGTGAAGATTACTGTTCCGTCTTTTCTAAGGAGGCAATGATGGAGCGGTTTTCACAGGGAGAACAGGAAATCTATATGGAGTTCCGGCAGCTGGGAATTGATGGTGAATATCATTGGATTTCTGCCCACATGATCAGTGTGGACAATCCTGTAAATGACGATATGCTGGTGATCCAGCTAGTAAAAGTGCTGGATCAGCAAAGGGTGGAAAAGGCAAGGCAGGAACAGCTTCTGCGGGACGCCCTGTCTTCTGCTGAGGAAGCCAGCCGGGCCAAGTCAGATTTCCTGTCACGGATGAGCCATGATATCCGTACACCGATGAATGCCATCATCGGGATGACCACCCTGGGGCTTTTAAAGCTGGATGATCCGGTAAATGTCAAGAACTGTATGAGCAAGATCGACGCATCCTCCAAATATCTTTTGTCGCTGATCAACGATATTTTGGATATGTCAAAGATCGAGACCGGTAAAATGGAGATTGTCAAAGAAAAGTTCGAGTTTCAAACATTCTTTGAGGATCTGGTGAAGATTATCTATCCTCAGGCTGTAGATTTGGGAATCCAGCTGGAGATCTACCACAAAGAGCCCTTGGAAAGGTACTATATGGGCGATGCCCTGCGGATCAAACAGATTCTCATGAACTTGCTGTCCAACGCATTGAAGTTTACTCCGGATGGAGGAAATATTACAGTTTCAGTGGAAGAACAGAGACGTTCCGGTGGATATGCATACTTAAGCTTCCAGGTGAAGGATTCGGGAGTGGGCATTTCGGAAAAATTTATGCCGAGGATCTTCCAGCCCTTTGAACAAGAGTCCCCGGAGGGGGCAAGAAATAACGTAGGAAGCGGACTGGGGCTTTCCATTGTTTATAATCTGGTGCAGATGATGGGCGGGACCATCGAAGTGGAAAGCCAGAAAGGGAAGGGAACAGTATTTCTGTTTACTCTGCCGTTTGGGCTGGTCAGTGATGACCAGGAGGCCGAACGGGAACGGAAGGCAAGGGAGCTGTTGCAGGACATGAAAGTCCTGATCGCGGACGATGATATGTCTGTGGGACAGCAGGCAGCCCAGATACTTTCCGGCATGGGGGCAAAGTCTAAATGGGTAGAGACAGGCTGCCAGGCGGTAGAGGAAGTAAAAATGGCTATTGAGAAGGGAGAATACTATAACGTTGCGCTGATTGACTGGAAAATGCCGGAGATGAACGGAGTTGAGACAACCCGCCGCATCCGGAAACTGGTAGGGCCTGAGACTATGATCATTATCATATCTGCCTATGACTGGACGGGAATCGAGGAGGAGGCCAGGGAGGCAGGGGCAGACTGTTTTATATCTAAACCGTTATTTGAATCCACACTGTGCCAGGCATTCAGCAGCCTTCGTTCATGCGCTGAGACGGTTCATGCGCCGAAGGTCCAGAACCAGAGTCTGCAAGGAAAACGTGTCCTGATCGCAGAGGACAACGAGATCAACCGGGAGGTGGCCAAATCTCTGCTGGAAGCATACGGTATTGCGGTGGACACAGCTGAGAACGGAAAGATCTGCGTGGAGATGTTTGAGAAGGCCCCGGCAGGATACTATCTTGCAGTGCTGATGGATATCCGTATGCCGGTCATGAACGGGCTGGAGGCCGTCAGGGCCATCCGGGATCTGGGGACCGAGGAAGCCGCGAGGATACCGGTCTTAGCCATGACAGCCAACGCATTTGAAGAAGATAAAGTGACAGCATACAAAGCGGGTATGACAGGCTATCTTGTGAAGCCGCTGGATATCCAGGTCATGCTTGAGGAATTAAGGAAACTTACTGGCATTTAA